The genomic DNA GTCGAGGTGAAGGTATAGGTAAATCTTTAGCAGCTAGAACTAATAGATTTGGAATTGTAATCGATCACCATCACAATGCATTATCTGATGCTAGAGCTGTCGCTGAATTAGTAATTAAATGTGTACAAATAAAGAGTCGAAAATCAATTCAATCCTATATTAATACATATAGCTCCATCCCTGTAAAGTCGTTTGCTGAATTAAAACCGCAAACTATCTTTGGAAAAAAACGCCGTAAATTTAATAGAGTTTCTATTAATGATATAAAACCTATCAATCATGAATTTAATGAAAATCATCCATTTTTCAGGAAAAATTTAGTTTTTACAGGTGAGTTGCAATCGATTGATCGTAAAGAAGCGATGCAAAAAGCTGTAAATGTCGGTGCTTTAGTAAAAAGTGGCGTAAGAAAAAAAACTGATTATCTTATCGTTGGTGAACAAGATAAGTCACTTGTTGGCAAAGATGGATTAAGCACTAAAGAAAAAAAGGCATTTTACCTAATTGAAGAAGGCGAAAGCATTAAAATTATTGATGAAGGTCAATTTCTAAAACTATTAGAATCTTTAGTTACCAATTAACGTTTAGGGGTTAAAAGAAGTTTATAAATATATAATACAAAAAATCACTAGCGTTGCATTAATAAATATTGAAAGTTATGAAGATTCCTAATAGTTAGTAATTAATTTTCAAGCAATAAAAAAATCCTTTACAATGGAAGTACAGGTGATTCCCTGTCCAAATCCAATAGTAAAGGATAACCGATATGGACAAGAATACACTAAAATCATCATTTGGTAAATGGATAACACCTATAAACTCAAAAATACTTTTTGAACAAGTAGAAGAAAGTAAGCAAGATCATTATACGAAAAAACTGACAACTGTAGCCTACATAAAGCTTATGTTGCTTGCTCAATTACAAGGATTCGAGAGTCTGGAAGAAATGAGTGACGCACTGATTCATGATCAACTTCAAAAAGCCTTAGGTTTTGAATCAATCAGTAAATCTCAATTATCAAGAAAAAACAATGAAGTCAATCCAGCTATTCTTTCCCGATTATTTTTGGAGCTTGTGCACCAAATAAAAGAAATTCACTTTAAAAACGGAAAGCATATGCCATTAAAAATCATCGACTCCAGTACACTTCCATTAAACCTGACGAATTATAAGTGGGCAAAATTCCGCAAAACAAAAGCTGGTGTCAAGCTGCATTTGCGACTTGTGTTCATGAATAATGATACTGTATACCCTGAAAAAGCAGTAATTACAACAGCCAAAGAACATGACAGAAATCAATTGGAAATTCTCGTTGATGATAAGGAAGCCATGTATGTGTTTGACCGCGGATATGTTGATTACGAACGGTTCGATCGAATGATGGATGATGGCTACTTCTTTGTATCAAGATTAAAGAAAAACGCCGTCATTCGTGAGGTAGAATCCTTTTCGGTTCCTGAAAAGTCTACTGTTCTATCAGATAGAATGGTTTACATTGGCTCTACTCAAAATCGTACAGAGAATGTCTTCCGCCTCCTTGAAGTTGAGGACACAAAAGGAAACATTCTTAGGTTAATAACGAATCGCTTCGATTTAGAACCTGACGAAGTCAGCGAAATTTATCGTCAACGTTGGGCGATTGAACTGTTTTTTAAATGGCTAAAAAACAGCATGTAAAGATCAAACACTTTTATGGTATGGGTGAAACAGCGATTCAGAATCAAATTTATCTTGCACTCATTGCCTATTGTCTAAATGTTCTAATCCAACTGGAGATGAAAAGCAAAAAAGCCCTACTCCGGATTAGTCGTTGGTTAAAGGCAGCACTTTGGAAGCCTGCTTACATTTGGATTCGCAAATTCGATAATAGAGCAAGTCCGTAAACACATACACAGTTGCTGTCACCTAAGTATTAAATGTATATTTTTACCGAATGGACAGAGCACCTTTGTTTAGCCCTTGTTCTTTTAGCAAAAAATAACACTGGTCTATTTACAGAATATTCCGTCCTTATTTATGCAACGCTAATGACAAAAAATAAATAACTCAACTTTCGCAGTGTAAAAATAACATATAATCGTTATCCGGTATAAGACATTCAGTACTTCATTATGTTCCTTGACAAAAGTATTTATAAAAGAAAAACACCCCAACCTTTGGTATAGTTTAATTGTCGAGAAAAAACTACCAAATAGATGAGGTGCCTCCTACTATGATAGCGAATAATGACCAAAATAATCAACTACCAAATGATTTGAAATCTGCATTTAATGAATTACAGATTCTTAAACACTTACGGCTTTTTAAATCATTCCAAATTTTCTTGGCGTCGATTTTTACTTTTACTAAGCACAGCAACTATTTATAAAGTCAATCGCTTGACCAAAAGTGACCGTCCAAAAGTATTGATCATTGATGATTCTTCATATGAACGAAACCGTAGTAAAAAGGTGGAATTGCTTGCGCGCTGTTTTGACCATGCATCTCATAAAATGCGTTTTTATAAAGGCTTTCGTATGCTTACGCTAGGCTGGTCTGATGGTGCTACCTTCATGCCAATTGATTTCTCGTTATTAAGCTCAAAGAAGTCTAGAATAAATGACATCTCGGATAAAGTAGACAAACGCACTTTAGGTTATAAAAGACGTGTAGAAGCACTACAAACTGCGCCAGAACAGATACCATCTATGATTTCCCGAGCACTTTCTGCAGGAATTGATGCTTCTTACGTGTTAATGGACAGTTGGTTTACCCAACAACCCCTTATTCAATCTATCGTGAAACAAGGCATCGATGTCATCGGTATGGTTAAGGCCACGAATCAACGTTATCTAGTAAATGAAAAGCGAGTCGGGTTAAAAGAACTTTACCGCCTAGCGACACCTACATCAGGAAATAAAAACATCTTGCGCTCCATTCGTACAACGATGGCAAATGGTGTCCAGGTAAAAGTTGTATTCGTCCGAAACCGTAACAAAAGAAGTGAATGGTTAGCCATTTTAAGCACAGATTGCACGTTAACAGAGACAGAAATCATACGAATTTATGGGATGCGCTGGGATATTGAAGTCTTTTTCAAGGCTACAAAATCGCTACTAAAATTACAAAAGGAATTTCAAGGCAGGTCTTATGATTCACTTATAAGCCATACAACCATTGTATATTTGCAAGATATATTCTTTTATCATGGCAAAATCGCTGCAGCACAGATGACCGCACACTTGGTGGTATGTTTTACGAACTTTGTGACGAAATAAATGAGCTTGATTGGGCTGTTGCACTTCAACAACTTATCGAGCTTCTTGAAGATGCCTTGAAAAAAAAACAAATAAGAAATTCAAAAAGTTAATCAAAAGTCAACTACAACAATGGTTTGCCGGATTGCCTAATTATATCAAGGCCTACCTGCCTAATTTGGGCTGCGAAAGTTGAGTTAATAAGAAAAGATTTGATGATCCACAAAAAAATGTTGCTGACTATGTTACTAGGGATCATTGCTTACATGTTTTTAGATGTTTCAGTTTTATTCGTAGGTATTATTTTTTCAATCGCAACAGCTATGACAGCTTTCTCAGTAGATGAAAAAAAGTCAATTCAGCTACTGCTGAGCTCACTTCCTTATACAAGAAAGGAAATTGTGAGTTCCAAATACCTCAGTTTAATCATGTATACACTTTTTTACATAATCATTATTTTTATTGCCAAATACGCCATTCATCAAAAGCCTTTAGAGTGGAAACAATTATTTTTCATTATTTCAGCGGTTATGTTAATTGCCTCGTTTATGTATCCATTTTCATATAAATATAAAAGCCAGTATTTATTTACTGTTACAATTTTTGTATTCGGTGCGTACTTTCTAGCAATCAAGTTATTCATCCCAAATTTAAATGATTTAATTCGAGAATATGTCGTGAATTTATTAGCGTTTGCTAATGTACCTATTTTAGTTGTTATAGCCATAGTGATCTTAGTCATTTACAGTGTTTCC from Bacillus aquiflavi includes the following:
- a CDS encoding exonuclease domain-containing protein — translated: MNKKREGRKIDFISIDFEIANKNLNSACSLGLVFVKNNTIIDQQYFLIKPPVLDLDEEFTKIHGITANELENAPSFAEVWDRISHYFHQGNLIIAHNARFDMSILKNCLMAYSLKEPEFQYVCSIPISTRACRGEGIGKSLAARTNRFGIVIDHHHNALSDARAVAELVIKCVQIKSRKSIQSYINTYSSIPVKSFAELKPQTIFGKKRRKFNRVSINDIKPINHEFNENHPFFRKNLVFTGELQSIDRKEAMQKAVNVGALVKSGVRKKTDYLIVGEQDKSLVGKDGLSTKEKKAFYLIEEGESIKIIDEGQFLKLLESLVTN
- a CDS encoding ABC-2 transporter permease, whose product is MIHKKMLLTMLLGIIAYMFLDVSVLFVGIIFSIATAMTAFSVDEKKSIQLLLSSLPYTRKEIVSSKYLSLIMYTLFYIIIIFIAKYAIHQKPLEWKQLFFIISAVMLIASFMYPFSYKYKSQYLFTVTIFVFGAYFLAIKLFIPNLNDLIREYVVNLLAFANVPILVVIAIVILVIYSVSWMLSIKIYENKVF